In a genomic window of Actinomadura rubteroloni:
- a CDS encoding Ppx/GppA phosphatase family protein, whose amino-acid sequence MRLGVLDVGSNTVHLLVVDAHRGARPLPAFSHKAELSLTAHLDEGDRLTAEGEDLLCAFVGEALQIAEDKGVENVVAFATSAVREAVNGEEVLERVRAAAGVDIRVLSGPDEARRTFLAVRRWFGWSSGRLLVVDIGGGSLEIATGLDEEPDVAISLPLGAGRLTRDRLSDDPPPPEEIRALRKHVRAEIARRVGEIVRFGRPDHAVATSKTFKQLARIAGAAPSSEGPFVRRVLRHQDLTDWAAKLAELAPEERAALPGVSERRAAQLPAGAIVADAAMDLLELPELEICPWALREGVILQRLDTLDTPRP is encoded by the coding sequence ATGCGACTCGGTGTGCTGGACGTGGGCTCGAACACGGTGCATCTCCTGGTGGTGGACGCCCACCGGGGCGCCCGTCCCCTTCCGGCCTTCTCCCACAAGGCGGAACTCAGCCTCACCGCCCATCTCGACGAGGGCGACCGGCTCACCGCCGAGGGCGAGGACCTGCTGTGCGCCTTCGTCGGCGAGGCGCTCCAGATCGCCGAGGACAAGGGCGTCGAGAACGTCGTCGCCTTCGCCACCTCGGCCGTCCGCGAGGCGGTGAACGGCGAGGAGGTGCTCGAACGCGTCCGCGCCGCCGCCGGGGTCGACATCCGCGTCCTGTCCGGGCCGGACGAGGCGCGGCGGACGTTCCTCGCCGTGCGCCGCTGGTTCGGCTGGTCGTCGGGACGGCTGCTCGTCGTGGACATCGGCGGCGGCTCGCTGGAGATCGCCACCGGGCTGGACGAGGAGCCCGACGTCGCGATCTCGCTGCCGCTCGGCGCGGGCCGCCTCACCCGCGACCGGCTGTCGGACGACCCGCCGCCGCCCGAGGAGATCCGCGCGCTGCGCAAGCACGTCCGCGCCGAGATCGCCCGGCGCGTCGGGGAGATCGTCCGGTTCGGGCGGCCCGACCACGCGGTCGCGACGTCCAAGACGTTCAAGCAGCTCGCGCGGATCGCGGGCGCGGCGCCGTCGTCGGAGGGGCCGTTCGTCCGCCGCGTCCTGCGCCACCAGGACCTCACCGACTGGGCCGCCAAGCTCGCCGAGCTGGCGCCCGAGGAGCGGGCCGCGCTGCCGGGCGTCTCCGAGCGGCGCGCGGCGCAGCTCCCCGCCGGGGCGATCGTCGCCGACGCCGCGATGGACCTGCTGGAACTCCCGGAACTGGAGATCTGCCCGTGGGCGCTGCGCGAGGGCGTCATCCTGCAGCGGCTCGACACCCTGGACACGCCCCGCCCGTGA
- a CDS encoding GlxA family transcriptional regulator: MRSIAVLILASAPVFEVAIPCQVFGTPPPGHEDPWYELLLCADGGPGTVPLRGSSGHADLPGLFHMAASHGLDALETAGTVIVPACSDVRADPAPAAVAAVRAAHARGARIVSLCSGAFLLAAAGLLDGRRSAAHWRHAPILAARYPAVDVDPAVLYIDHGDVVTGAGNTAGIDLCLHLIRQDLGTETANAVARHLVVPPHRAGGQAQYVESPLPATGRDDGLGPLLQWAVERLDEPLTIADLAARAGLAGRTLIRRFHAETGTTPLRWLLAQRLIRARELLERTDLPVDQVAGRCGLGSAANLRAHFARELGVPPSEYRRNHRPAVP, encoded by the coding sequence ATGCGTTCGATCGCCGTCCTGATCCTGGCGAGCGCCCCGGTCTTCGAGGTCGCGATCCCCTGCCAGGTGTTCGGCACGCCGCCGCCCGGCCACGAGGACCCCTGGTACGAGCTGCTGCTGTGCGCGGACGGCGGGCCGGGGACGGTGCCGCTGCGCGGGTCGTCCGGGCACGCGGACCTGCCCGGCCTGTTCCACATGGCGGCCTCGCACGGGCTGGACGCGCTGGAGACGGCAGGCACGGTGATCGTCCCGGCGTGCTCGGACGTCCGCGCCGACCCGGCGCCCGCCGCCGTCGCCGCCGTCCGCGCCGCCCACGCGCGCGGCGCCCGGATCGTGTCGCTGTGCTCGGGCGCGTTCCTGCTGGCCGCCGCCGGGCTGCTGGACGGCCGCCGCTCGGCCGCGCACTGGCGGCACGCCCCGATCCTCGCCGCGCGGTACCCGGCGGTGGACGTGGACCCGGCCGTCCTCTACATCGACCACGGCGACGTCGTCACCGGCGCGGGCAACACGGCGGGCATCGACCTGTGCCTGCACCTGATCCGCCAGGACCTCGGGACGGAGACCGCCAACGCCGTCGCGCGGCACCTGGTCGTCCCGCCGCACCGCGCCGGCGGCCAGGCCCAGTACGTGGAGTCGCCGCTGCCCGCGACCGGGCGCGACGACGGCCTCGGCCCGCTGCTGCAGTGGGCGGTGGAACGGCTGGACGAGCCGCTGACCATCGCCGACCTCGCCGCCCGCGCGGGCCTCGCCGGGCGCACGCTGATCCGCCGCTTCCACGCCGAGACGGGCACGACGCCGCTGCGCTGGCTGCTCGCGCAGCGGCTGATCCGCGCGCGGGAGCTGCTGGAGCGCACCGACCTCCCGGTGGACCAGGTCGCCGGACGCTGCGGGCTCGGCTCCGCCGCCAATCTGCGGGCGCACTTCGCCCGTGAACTCGGCGTCCCGCCGAGCGAGTACCGCCGAAACCATCGCCCCGCAGTACCCTGA
- a CDS encoding protein kinase domain-containing protein, translated as MDGSQEWPAGPPAADPERVGPFVVEARLGEGGMGAVYLGRAADGTQVAVKVVRPDLAGHPAFRARFHEEARNALRVASFCTARVLDHGEDGGRAYLATEFIEGPSLQQQLDASGPLTGGTLHGVAVGVATALVAIHSVGLVHRDLKPGNVLLSRSGPRVIDFGIARALDEAAALTRTGQLIGTPGFLAPEQVSGGDITPATDVFAWGCLVASAANGRNPFGTGPVHVMAARALHAEPDLGALTEPLAALVRAALDKDPARRPSARDLLLSLVGADAGPPTSPAATVVATDPGHPAAQRTRLADSPGTPPHPLTEPPRPAGNPAPGEPAYGTPQPHREAARPQDDRARAPGESTRPYGDPARSGGGIPQPWTEPATEPAQQNVPPGGPAPGRRRRSRALLAAGAAVTAAAVTAGVLYLVWPDPGRKGSGGAADGFPRDAMLVRIDTERGWPTACFGDIGRYTPGAAAPVPLVTGPSCDILPQWSPDRRRFAFTRSTDTGAGVYVGNADGTGVRWLASDLSGRSRVAWSPDGTRLAYPVIVDRVRQFTVRPVDGGGAATTITTDPADKDDPMWSRAGLVFWSKRDGTAQIYTLDPDRPAQQWKRLTSGDVPAGDPAWSPDGRRIAYTRGKNPGEIWVMNADGTGGHRVTTGTENESDPSWSPDGRWLAYVRGPFTDPVVRAIRADGTGDRVLTPTGALIAHPNW; from the coding sequence ATGGACGGCTCGCAGGAGTGGCCCGCCGGTCCCCCGGCGGCGGACCCCGAGCGGGTCGGGCCGTTCGTCGTCGAGGCGCGTCTCGGCGAAGGCGGGATGGGCGCGGTCTACCTCGGCCGCGCCGCCGACGGAACGCAGGTCGCGGTGAAGGTCGTCCGGCCCGACCTGGCCGGGCACCCGGCGTTCCGCGCCCGCTTCCACGAGGAGGCCCGCAACGCGCTGCGCGTCGCGTCGTTCTGCACCGCCCGCGTCCTGGACCACGGCGAGGACGGCGGACGCGCCTACCTCGCGACCGAGTTCATCGAGGGGCCGTCGCTCCAGCAGCAGCTCGACGCGTCCGGGCCGCTCACCGGCGGGACGCTGCACGGCGTCGCGGTCGGGGTCGCGACGGCGCTGGTCGCGATCCACTCGGTCGGGCTCGTCCACCGCGACCTGAAGCCCGGGAACGTGCTGCTGTCGCGGTCGGGGCCGCGCGTCATCGACTTCGGGATCGCGCGGGCGCTGGACGAGGCCGCCGCCCTCACCCGCACCGGCCAGCTCATCGGGACGCCCGGCTTCCTCGCCCCCGAGCAGGTCTCCGGCGGCGACATCACCCCGGCCACCGACGTGTTCGCCTGGGGCTGCCTGGTGGCGTCGGCGGCGAACGGCCGCAACCCGTTCGGGACGGGACCGGTCCACGTCATGGCCGCGCGGGCGCTGCACGCCGAACCGGACCTCGGCGCGCTGACCGAACCGCTCGCGGCGCTCGTCCGCGCCGCGCTCGACAAGGACCCGGCACGCCGTCCGTCGGCCCGCGATCTGCTGCTCAGCCTGGTCGGCGCGGACGCCGGCCCGCCCACGTCCCCGGCGGCCACGGTCGTCGCCACCGACCCCGGCCACCCCGCCGCCCAGCGCACCCGCCTCGCGGACTCCCCCGGCACGCCGCCGCACCCGCTGACCGAGCCCCCGCGCCCCGCCGGGAACCCCGCACCGGGCGAACCCGCGTACGGAACCCCGCAACCGCACCGCGAGGCCGCGCGCCCGCAGGACGACCGCGCCCGCGCGCCGGGCGAATCCACGCGGCCCTACGGCGACCCGGCGCGCTCAGGAGGCGGGATCCCGCAGCCGTGGACCGAACCCGCGACCGAACCCGCGCAGCAGAACGTCCCCCCGGGCGGACCGGCGCCGGGACGGCGGCGGCGGTCGCGGGCGCTGCTCGCGGCCGGGGCCGCGGTGACGGCCGCGGCCGTCACCGCCGGGGTGCTCTATCTGGTGTGGCCGGACCCGGGGCGCAAGGGGTCCGGCGGGGCGGCGGACGGGTTCCCGCGCGACGCGATGCTCGTGCGCATCGACACCGAACGCGGCTGGCCCACGGCCTGCTTCGGCGACATCGGCCGCTACACGCCCGGCGCGGCGGCGCCCGTCCCGCTCGTCACCGGCCCGTCCTGCGACATCCTGCCGCAGTGGTCGCCGGACCGGCGGCGCTTCGCGTTCACCCGCTCGACGGACACCGGCGCGGGCGTCTACGTCGGGAACGCCGACGGGACCGGCGTCCGCTGGCTCGCCTCGGACCTGTCGGGACGCAGCCGGGTCGCGTGGTCCCCGGACGGCACCCGCCTCGCCTACCCGGTGATCGTCGACCGCGTCCGGCAGTTCACGGTGCGTCCCGTGGACGGCGGCGGCGCGGCCACCACGATCACCACCGACCCCGCCGACAAGGACGACCCGATGTGGTCGCGCGCCGGCCTCGTGTTCTGGAGCAAGCGCGACGGCACCGCGCAGATCTACACGCTCGACCCCGACCGTCCCGCGCAGCAGTGGAAGCGGCTCACCAGCGGCGACGTCCCGGCGGGCGACCCGGCGTGGTCGCCGGACGGGCGCCGCATCGCCTACACGCGCGGCAAGAATCCCGGCGAGATCTGGGTGATGAACGCCGACGGGACGGGCGGGCACCGGGTGACGACGGGGACGGAGAACGAGTCCGACCCGTCCTGGTCCCCCGACGGCCGGTGGCTCGCCTACGTCCGGGGGCCGTTCACCGACCCGGTCGTCCGCGCGATCCGCGCGGACGGCACGGGCGACCGCGTCCTCACCCCGACGGGAGCGCTGATCGCGCACCCGAACTGGTGA
- a CDS encoding error-prone DNA polymerase: MGWFNPSVPWSELERRLRWGADPPVRDEPPPPEPPLPRPPAGAVPWAELHCHSSFSFLDGASDPAALVAEAVRLGVEAMAITDHDGMYGAVRFAEAARGTPLRTLFGAELTLGAPGPRTGAPDPDGRHLLVLARGPAGYRRLCAAITKAQLAGGEKGRPVYDLDALADAHDGHWAVLTGCRKGPVPAALASGGAARELDAMIERFGRDNVFAELTDLGLPGDDPRNDALFALAGRAGIGVVASNNVHFAAPGPDARLAETLAAVRARRALDDMVGWLPASGTAHVRSGAEMAARLARFPGVRERTVDLARSCAFDFKVVAPHLPDWPVPDGHTEASWLRHLVAEGARRRYGPPGEERVPGAHAQIARELDVIEHLGFPGYFLIVHDIVRFCEDNEILCQGRGSAANSAVCYALGITGVDAVYHGLLFERFLSPGRDGPPDIDLDIEHRRREKVIQYVYDKYGRECTAQVANVISYRPKMAVRDAARVLGHSPGQQDAWSRGIDSRDPSGAHSDVPANVLGLARRMLRLPRHLGIHSGGMVIADRPVGEVCPIEWARMEGRSVLQWDKDDCAAAGLVKFDLLGLGMLAALHDAFDLVAAHHGVRLDLQNVPPDDPRVYEMLADADTIGVFQVESRAQMATLPRLRPREFYDLVVQVSLIRPGPIQGGSVHPYLRRRKGLEPPTCPHPLMKRALSRTLGVPLFQEQMMELAIDCAGFTPAESDELRQAMGAKRAPERVERMRARLLAGMAERGIPADVAEDVYQKILGFTGYGFPESHAQSFAHLVYASAYVKRHYPAAFTAALVRNQPMGFYSPQTLLGDARRHGIEVRGVDVNASAAHPTLEEPVPPRTRHPHGPDEPQPAIRAGLRGVRGVGDDLAEAIAAGRPYAGMEDLARRVPMSAAALEALATAGAFGCFGLDRRAALWAAGALAGTRPDRIDGVTPGADAPPLPALTPVEETLADLWATGVSATHPVAHVRDALDDLGALSVGALAGVPGERNVLVGGLVTHRQRPPTAGGVVFLNLEDETGLVNVVCPPPVFERFRALAVDSQALLVSGRLERVDGATNLVAHRLRRLPVPGRNRSRDFQ, encoded by the coding sequence ATGGGGTGGTTCAACCCGTCCGTCCCCTGGAGCGAGCTGGAACGGCGGCTGCGGTGGGGCGCGGACCCGCCCGTCCGCGACGAGCCGCCGCCGCCCGAACCGCCGCTCCCCCGCCCGCCCGCCGGCGCGGTGCCGTGGGCGGAGCTGCACTGCCACTCCTCGTTCAGCTTCCTGGACGGCGCCAGCGACCCCGCCGCGCTCGTCGCCGAGGCGGTGCGGCTCGGCGTCGAGGCGATGGCGATCACCGACCACGACGGGATGTACGGGGCCGTCCGGTTCGCCGAGGCCGCGCGCGGGACGCCGCTGCGCACGCTGTTCGGCGCGGAGCTGACGCTCGGCGCCCCCGGCCCGCGCACCGGGGCGCCCGATCCGGACGGACGGCACCTGCTCGTCCTCGCCCGCGGCCCGGCCGGCTACCGGCGGCTGTGCGCGGCGATCACGAAGGCGCAGCTCGCGGGCGGGGAGAAGGGCCGTCCGGTCTACGACCTCGACGCGCTCGCCGACGCGCACGACGGGCACTGGGCGGTGCTGACCGGCTGCCGCAAGGGGCCCGTCCCGGCGGCGCTGGCGTCCGGCGGCGCGGCCCGCGAGCTGGACGCGATGATCGAGCGCTTCGGCCGCGACAACGTGTTCGCCGAGCTGACCGACCTCGGGCTTCCCGGCGACGACCCGCGCAACGACGCCCTGTTCGCGCTGGCGGGACGGGCGGGGATCGGCGTCGTCGCGTCCAACAACGTCCACTTCGCGGCGCCCGGCCCGGACGCGCGGCTCGCCGAGACCCTGGCCGCCGTCCGCGCCCGCCGCGCGCTGGACGACATGGTCGGCTGGCTGCCCGCCAGCGGCACCGCGCACGTGCGGAGCGGCGCGGAGATGGCGGCGCGGCTGGCGCGGTTCCCCGGCGTGCGGGAGCGGACGGTCGACCTCGCGCGGTCCTGCGCGTTCGACTTCAAGGTGGTCGCGCCGCACCTGCCGGACTGGCCCGTCCCGGACGGGCACACCGAGGCGTCCTGGCTGCGGCACCTGGTCGCCGAGGGCGCGCGGCGGCGCTACGGCCCGCCCGGGGAAGAGCGCGTCCCCGGCGCGCACGCGCAGATCGCCCGGGAACTCGACGTCATCGAGCATCTCGGCTTCCCCGGCTACTTCCTGATCGTCCACGACATCGTCCGGTTCTGCGAGGACAACGAGATCCTGTGCCAGGGGCGCGGGTCGGCGGCGAACTCGGCCGTCTGCTACGCGCTCGGCATCACCGGTGTGGACGCCGTCTACCACGGGCTGCTGTTCGAGCGGTTCCTGTCGCCCGGCCGCGACGGGCCGCCCGACATCGACCTGGACATCGAGCACCGCCGCCGCGAGAAGGTCATCCAGTACGTCTACGACAAGTACGGCCGCGAGTGCACCGCGCAGGTCGCGAACGTCATCAGCTACCGGCCGAAGATGGCGGTGCGGGACGCGGCGCGCGTCCTCGGCCACTCCCCCGGCCAGCAGGACGCCTGGTCGCGCGGCATCGACTCGCGCGACCCGTCCGGCGCGCACTCCGACGTGCCCGCGAACGTCCTCGGCCTCGCCCGGCGGATGCTGCGGCTGCCCCGCCACCTCGGCATCCACTCCGGCGGGATGGTCATCGCCGACCGTCCGGTCGGCGAGGTGTGCCCGATCGAGTGGGCGCGGATGGAGGGCCGCAGCGTCCTGCAGTGGGACAAGGACGACTGCGCCGCCGCCGGTCTCGTCAAGTTCGACCTGCTCGGCCTCGGGATGCTCGCCGCGCTGCACGACGCGTTCGACCTCGTCGCGGCGCACCACGGCGTCCGGCTCGACCTGCAGAACGTCCCGCCCGACGACCCGCGCGTGTACGAGATGCTCGCCGACGCCGACACGATCGGGGTGTTCCAGGTCGAGTCGCGGGCGCAGATGGCGACGCTGCCCCGGCTGCGGCCCCGCGAGTTCTACGACCTGGTGGTGCAGGTGTCGCTGATCCGTCCTGGACCGATCCAAGGCGGGTCCGTCCACCCCTACCTGCGGCGGCGCAAGGGCCTTGAGCCGCCGACGTGCCCGCATCCGCTGATGAAGCGCGCCCTGTCGCGGACGCTCGGCGTGCCGCTGTTCCAGGAGCAGATGATGGAACTGGCCATCGACTGCGCCGGGTTCACCCCCGCCGAGTCCGACGAGCTGCGGCAGGCGATGGGCGCCAAACGCGCGCCCGAGCGCGTCGAGCGGATGCGCGCCCGGCTGCTGGCGGGCATGGCCGAGCGCGGGATCCCGGCGGACGTCGCCGAGGACGTCTACCAGAAGATCCTCGGCTTCACCGGTTACGGCTTCCCCGAGTCGCACGCGCAGAGCTTCGCCCATCTCGTCTACGCCAGCGCCTACGTCAAGCGGCACTACCCGGCGGCGTTCACGGCCGCGCTGGTGCGCAACCAGCCGATGGGCTTCTACAGCCCGCAGACGCTGCTCGGCGACGCGCGGCGGCACGGCATCGAGGTCCGGGGCGTGGACGTCAACGCCAGCGCCGCCCACCCGACGCTGGAGGAGCCCGTCCCGCCCCGGACGCGCCACCCGCACGGGCCCGACGAGCCGCAGCCCGCGATCCGCGCCGGGCTGCGCGGCGTCCGGGGCGTCGGCGACGACCTGGCCGAGGCGATCGCGGCGGGCCGTCCGTACGCGGGCATGGAGGACCTGGCGCGCCGCGTCCCGATGTCCGCCGCCGCGCTGGAGGCGCTGGCGACGGCCGGGGCGTTCGGCTGCTTCGGGCTGGACCGGCGCGCGGCGCTGTGGGCGGCGGGCGCGCTCGCCGGGACGCGCCCGGACCGCATCGACGGCGTCACGCCCGGCGCGGACGCCCCGCCGCTGCCCGCGCTGACGCCCGTCGAGGAGACGCTGGCCGACCTGTGGGCGACGGGCGTGTCCGCGACGCACCCCGTCGCGCACGTCCGGGACGCGCTGGACGACCTCGGCGCGCTGTCCGTCGGCGCCCTCGCGGGCGTCCCCGGGGAGCGGAACGTGCTGGTCGGCGGCCTGGTCACGCACCGGCAGCGGCCCCCGACGGCGGGCGGCGTCGTGTTCCTCAACCTGGAGGACGAGACCGGGCTCGTCAACGTCGTGTGCCCGCCGCCGGTGTTCGAGCGGTTCCGCGCGCTCGCCGTCGACTCCCAGGCGCTGCTGGTCAGCGGACGGCTGGAACGCGTCGACGGCGCCACCAATCTCGTCGCGCACCGGCTGCGGCGGCTGCCGGTGCCGGGCCGGAACAGGTCGCGCGACTTCCAGTGA